Proteins encoded together in one Pseudomonas arsenicoxydans window:
- a CDS encoding peptidylprolyl isomerase, with protein MKAQARHILVKTSEEAEQLKQRIAKGEAFDVLAKKYSTCPSGKRGGDLGEVRPGQMVGVIDAVIFKKPLRVVHGPIKSKFGYHLVQVFYRD; from the coding sequence ATGAAAGCTCAAGCCCGCCATATTCTGGTGAAAACCTCGGAAGAAGCCGAGCAGCTCAAACAACGCATCGCCAAGGGCGAAGCCTTCGATGTGCTGGCCAAGAAGTACTCCACCTGCCCATCCGGCAAACGCGGCGGCGACCTGGGCGAAGTACGCCCCGGGCAAATGGTCGGGGTGATCGATGCAGTGATCTTCAAAAAACCACTGCGGGTGGTGCATGGGCCGATCAAGAGCAAATTCGGGTATCACCTGGTGCAGGTGTTTTACCGGGATTGA
- a CDS encoding acetoacetate--CoA ligase, giving the protein MSDILWQPDAQRISKTRMEAFRRFVIARHHIHLDDYAALHQWSIDQREAFWQAIVDFFDIRFHDQPDAVLVEGAQMPSAQWFPGATLNFAEHLLRRRDDAVAVIAIGENGQREHLTWAELAEHVAGFQHSLIAAGVGLGDRVAACMPNTWQTLVAMLATSSLGAIWSCSSPDFGTQGVIDRFGQIEPKVLITCAGYRYAGKDIDQRAKVNEILERLPSLQQLIVVPYACPQARIEHFHTRANVTLWDDFYDVGGEPDFVPVPFAHPLYILYSSGTTGVPKCIIHSTGGVLLQHVKEHGLHCDLGPGDRLFYYTTCGWMMWNWLVSALAVGSAVVLYDGSPFYPNPERLIDLIDDERISVFGTSPKYLATLESNGVKPRESHDLSSLKTLLCTGSALSPQSYDYVYRDFKTDLCLASMSGGTDIVSCFVNSNPFEPVRRGEIQGKSLGMSVEVWNDDGRPVIGEKGELVCTRHFPAMPIGFWNDPQQEKLHASYFSQFPGVWAQGDYAEQLPHGAMMIHGRSDAVLNPGGVRIGTAEIYRQVEKVPQVLDSVAIGQQWQDDVRVVLFVRLRDDAELDEALQQKIRDVIRANTTPRHIPTKIVAVTDIPRTISGKVVELAVRNVVHGQKVKNTDALANPEALEQFRNRPELQE; this is encoded by the coding sequence ATGTCCGACATCCTCTGGCAACCCGACGCCCAGCGCATCAGCAAGACCCGCATGGAAGCCTTTCGGCGCTTCGTCATTGCGCGCCACCACATTCACCTCGACGATTACGCTGCCCTGCACCAATGGTCCATCGACCAGCGCGAAGCGTTCTGGCAGGCGATCGTCGACTTTTTCGATATCCGCTTCCACGATCAACCGGACGCAGTGCTGGTCGAGGGCGCGCAGATGCCCAGCGCCCAATGGTTCCCCGGTGCGACCCTGAACTTTGCCGAGCATCTGCTGCGCCGTCGCGACGATGCCGTGGCGGTGATTGCGATTGGCGAGAACGGCCAGCGTGAACACCTGACCTGGGCCGAACTGGCCGAGCATGTCGCCGGTTTTCAACACAGTTTGATCGCCGCCGGCGTCGGCCTCGGCGACCGTGTCGCCGCGTGCATGCCCAATACCTGGCAAACCCTGGTGGCGATGCTTGCCACCTCCAGCCTGGGGGCGATCTGGTCCTGCTCGTCACCGGACTTCGGCACCCAGGGCGTGATCGACCGTTTCGGCCAGATCGAGCCAAAGGTGCTGATCACCTGCGCCGGTTATCGCTACGCAGGGAAAGACATCGACCAGCGTGCCAAGGTCAATGAAATCCTCGAACGCCTGCCATCCTTGCAGCAGTTGATCGTGGTGCCTTATGCCTGCCCGCAAGCACGCATCGAACACTTCCACACTCGGGCCAATGTGACGCTATGGGATGATTTCTACGACGTCGGCGGCGAACCGGACTTCGTGCCCGTGCCCTTCGCGCACCCGCTGTACATCCTCTATTCCAGTGGCACCACCGGCGTGCCCAAATGCATCATCCACAGCACCGGCGGCGTGTTGCTGCAGCACGTCAAGGAACATGGCCTGCATTGCGACCTCGGCCCCGGTGACCGTTTGTTCTACTACACCACTTGCGGCTGGATGATGTGGAACTGGCTGGTCTCGGCGCTGGCCGTGGGCAGTGCCGTGGTGCTGTACGACGGGTCACCGTTTTATCCGAACCCGGAGCGATTGATCGACCTGATCGACGATGAACGCATCAGCGTTTTCGGCACCAGCCCGAAATACCTGGCGACCCTGGAAAGCAACGGCGTCAAGCCGCGCGAAAGCCATGACCTGAGCAGCCTGAAAACCCTGCTCTGCACCGGCTCCGCGCTGTCACCGCAGAGCTACGATTACGTCTACCGCGATTTCAAGACTGACCTGTGCCTGGCGTCGATGTCCGGCGGCACTGACATCGTTTCGTGCTTTGTGAACAGCAACCCGTTTGAGCCTGTGCGTCGCGGCGAAATTCAGGGCAAGAGCCTGGGCATGTCGGTCGAAGTCTGGAACGACGACGGTCGACCGGTCATAGGTGAGAAAGGTGAGCTGGTCTGCACCCGGCACTTCCCGGCCATGCCCATCGGCTTCTGGAATGACCCGCAGCAGGAAAAACTGCACGCTTCCTATTTCAGTCAGTTCCCCGGTGTGTGGGCTCAGGGCGACTATGCCGAGCAACTGCCCCACGGCGCGATGATGATCCACGGGCGTTCGGACGCCGTGCTCAACCCCGGCGGCGTGCGCATCGGCACGGCAGAAATCTACCGCCAGGTGGAGAAGGTCCCGCAGGTGTTGGACAGCGTGGCCATCGGTCAGCAATGGCAGGACGACGTGCGGGTGGTGCTGTTCGTGCGATTGCGCGACGATGCCGAACTCGATGAAGCGCTGCAACAAAAGATCCGCGACGTCATCCGCGCCAACACCACGCCCCGGCATATACCGACGAAGATTGTCGCGGTGACGGACATCCCACGAACCATCAGCGGCAAGGTGGTCGAGTTGGCGGTGCGCAATGTGGTGCATGGGCAAAAGGTAAAAAATACCGATGCGCTGGCCAATCCCGAAGCGCTCGAACAATTCCGCAACCGCCCGGAACTCCAGGAGTGA
- the hbdH gene encoding 3-hydroxybutyrate dehydrogenase translates to MTTLSGKTALVTGSTSGIGLGIALSLAKAGANVVLNGFGDASAVIAEVQQYGGKVGHHPADVSDPAQIADMVAYAEREFGGIDILVNNAGIQHVASVEDFPVERWDSIIAINLSSVFHSTRLCLPQMRAKNWGRIINIASVHGQVGSVGKAAYVAAKHGVIGLTKVVGLETATTHVTCNAICPGWVLTPLVQKQIDDRIATGIDPQQAQHDLLAEKQPSLEFVTPPQLGELVLFLCSEAGSQVRGAAWNIDGGWLAQ, encoded by the coding sequence ATGACGACTCTTTCGGGCAAGACCGCGCTGGTTACCGGTTCCACCAGCGGCATCGGCTTGGGGATCGCCCTCAGCCTGGCCAAGGCTGGCGCCAACGTGGTCCTCAACGGTTTCGGCGATGCCTCTGCGGTGATCGCCGAGGTCCAGCAATACGGCGGCAAGGTTGGCCATCACCCGGCCGATGTCAGCGACCCGGCGCAGATTGCCGACATGGTTGCCTATGCCGAGCGCGAGTTCGGCGGCATCGACATCCTGGTCAACAATGCCGGGATCCAGCACGTGGCCTCGGTGGAAGATTTTCCCGTGGAGCGTTGGGACTCGATCATCGCGATCAACCTGTCCTCGGTGTTTCACAGCACCCGCCTGTGCCTGCCGCAAATGCGAGCCAAGAACTGGGGCCGGATCATCAACATCGCCTCGGTGCATGGCCAGGTCGGCTCGGTCGGCAAGGCAGCGTACGTGGCCGCCAAGCATGGCGTGATTGGCTTGACCAAGGTGGTCGGGCTGGAAACGGCCACCACGCACGTCACCTGCAACGCCATTTGCCCTGGCTGGGTGTTGACGCCACTGGTGCAGAAGCAGATTGATGATCGGATCGCCACGGGGATCGATCCGCAACAGGCGCAACATGATTTGCTGGCCGAGAAACAGCCGTCGCTGGAGTTCGTCACCCCGCCGCAACTGGGTGAGCTGGTGCTGTTCCTGTGCAGCGAAGCGGGTAGCCAGGTGCGGGGCGCAGCGTGGAATATTGATGGTGGGTGGTTGGCGCAGTAA
- a CDS encoding PilT/PilU family type 4a pilus ATPase, translating into MEIDVLLRILAHQDGSDLYLSTGAPPSARFDGVLKPLADQPFKPGEVAAIAESIMDAEQRLEFDRELEMNLAISLPGIGRFRVNIFKQRNDVSIVARNIKLDIPRFEDLKLPAVLLETIMLKQGLMLFVGATASGKSTSLAALIDYRNRHSSGHIVTIEDPIEYIHRHKRSIINQREVGVDTRSFHAALKNTLRQAPDVVLIGEIRDRETMEHALAFADTGHLVISTLHAHNAHQALDRIINFFPEERRAQLLHDLGNNLKAFVSQRLVRTRDGQRRAAVEVMLGTPTIADLIRSNEFADLKGIMEKSVELGMQTFDAALYGLVVEGAISEEEALKHADSVNNLRLRLKLHADAAPSSGEWGLMD; encoded by the coding sequence ATGGAAATCGATGTGTTGTTACGGATACTGGCCCATCAGGACGGATCCGATCTTTACCTGTCCACCGGTGCGCCACCTAGCGCGAGGTTCGACGGTGTGCTCAAGCCGCTGGCCGATCAGCCTTTCAAACCGGGGGAGGTCGCGGCCATTGCCGAGTCCATCATGGACGCCGAACAGCGTCTGGAGTTCGATCGTGAACTGGAAATGAACCTGGCCATTTCTCTGCCGGGCATCGGCCGCTTTCGGGTCAACATCTTCAAGCAGCGCAACGATGTATCAATTGTGGCGCGCAACATCAAACTCGACATTCCACGCTTCGAAGACCTCAAGCTGCCAGCGGTGTTACTCGAAACCATCATGCTCAAGCAAGGACTGATGCTGTTCGTCGGGGCTACCGCCTCGGGCAAATCCACGTCGCTGGCGGCCCTGATCGATTACCGCAACCGTCACAGCAGTGGCCATATCGTCACCATCGAAGACCCGATCGAATACATCCATCGTCACAAGCGTTCGATCATCAACCAGCGTGAAGTCGGGGTCGATACCCGCAGCTTTCATGCTGCGTTGAAAAATACCCTGCGCCAGGCCCCGGATGTGGTGCTGATCGGCGAAATCCGTGACCGGGAAACCATGGAGCACGCACTGGCGTTCGCCGATACCGGCCATCTGGTGATTTCCACCTTGCATGCGCACAACGCCCATCAGGCGCTGGATCGCATTATCAATTTTTTTCCCGAAGAACGCCGTGCGCAACTGCTGCATGACCTTGGTAATAACCTCAAGGCATTCGTCTCCCAACGGCTGGTTCGCACCCGCGACGGGCAACGCCGGGCTGCGGTGGAAGTGATGTTGGGCACACCGACGATTGCCGACCTGATTCGCAGCAACGAGTTTGCCGATCTCAAGGGGATCATGGAGAAGTCGGTGGAACTGGGGATGCAGACATTTGACGCAGCGCTGTATGGGTTGGTGGTCGAAGGGGCAATCAGCGAGGAAGAAGCGCTCAAGCATGCGGATTCGGTGAACAACCTGCGCCTGCGGCTGAAGTTGCATGCCGATGCGGCGCCATCCTCCGGCGAATGGGGCCTCATGGACTGA
- a CDS encoding IclR family transcriptional regulator: MTEDTIKRRARGLDRAFDILDFLKEVGKPLRPNEIASGIGSPKSTVYELVASLLERRILEPVGKDGHVYLGRQLYFLGQAHLRHFDLTREADHALQEIVSQTHETAQMCLLNGRKYTVALMKEGERHFRISSDIGENAPIPWTASGRLLLAHLSDQEIIDLIDHDDFILPNGERLPLEQFLGEIRQAHIDGFFSFDSVADTFTHCFAAPVKDPSGVAIATLCIVAPRADAKNNYNDYRRVLIDSANSLARRINE; encoded by the coding sequence ATGACCGAAGACACCATCAAGCGCCGGGCACGCGGTCTGGACCGGGCGTTCGATATCCTCGATTTCCTCAAGGAAGTCGGCAAACCGCTGCGCCCCAATGAAATCGCCAGCGGCATTGGCAGCCCGAAATCCACGGTCTACGAACTGGTCGCCTCGCTGCTGGAACGACGGATTCTGGAGCCTGTGGGCAAGGACGGTCATGTTTACCTCGGCCGTCAGCTGTACTTCCTAGGGCAGGCGCACCTGCGTCATTTCGACCTGACCCGCGAGGCCGATCATGCCTTGCAGGAGATTGTCAGCCAGACCCATGAGACCGCCCAGATGTGCCTGCTCAACGGGCGTAAATACACCGTGGCGCTGATGAAGGAGGGCGAGCGGCATTTCCGCATTTCCTCCGATATCGGCGAGAATGCGCCGATACCCTGGACCGCTTCCGGGCGCCTGTTGCTGGCGCACTTGAGCGATCAGGAAATCATCGACCTGATCGATCACGACGACTTCATCCTGCCCAATGGCGAACGCCTGCCGCTGGAGCAATTTCTCGGTGAAATCCGTCAGGCGCATATCGATGGCTTTTTCTCCTTCGATAGCGTTGCCGACACCTTTACCCATTGTTTCGCCGCCCCGGTCAAAGACCCGAGCGGCGTGGCCATTGCGACCCTGTGCATCGTCGCCCCGCGCGCCGATGCGAAAAACAATTACAACGACTATCGCCGGGTGCTGATCGACAGCGCCAATAGCCTCGCCCGGCGCATCAACGAATAA
- a CDS encoding sugar kinase, protein MTSISTLGPHTPRIALIGECMIELQQRADGSLQQSFGGDTLNTAVYLSRELGSSGVVDYITALGDDSFSDAMCQSWASENVGLGMVQRLPGRLPGLYCIQTDAAGERRFLYWRNEAAVRDCFTTPAAAPILAALPDYDVLYFSGITLAVLGAQGREKLLETLIEARQRDARIVFDNNYRPRLWASVEEARAAYRSVLPYIDLALLTVDDEQALFHFSDCAAVFAAYEQIGTPEVVLKRGAEACLIRCDGESFEVPAQKVERVVDTTAAGDSFSAAYLASRLKGGSPVEAAEAGHRLASRVIQVPGALIPR, encoded by the coding sequence ATGACCAGCATCAGCACCCTCGGCCCCCACACGCCGCGCATCGCCCTGATCGGCGAGTGCATGATCGAACTGCAACAGCGCGCCGACGGCAGCCTGCAACAAAGCTTCGGCGGCGATACCTTGAACACTGCGGTCTACTTGTCCCGGGAACTGGGCTCAAGCGGTGTCGTCGATTACATCACCGCCCTGGGCGATGACAGTTTCAGCGATGCCATGTGCCAGAGCTGGGCGAGCGAAAACGTCGGGCTGGGCATGGTCCAGCGCCTGCCCGGGCGATTGCCTGGTTTGTACTGCATTCAAACCGATGCCGCCGGCGAACGACGTTTCCTGTATTGGCGCAATGAAGCGGCCGTGCGCGATTGCTTCACCACGCCGGCCGCCGCACCGATCCTGGCGGCACTGCCGGATTACGACGTGCTTTATTTCAGCGGCATCACCCTGGCGGTGCTCGGCGCGCAAGGCCGGGAGAAGTTGCTGGAAACCCTGATCGAAGCCCGACAGCGCGATGCGCGGATTGTGTTCGACAACAACTACCGACCACGTTTGTGGGCCTCGGTTGAAGAGGCACGAGCGGCGTATCGCAGCGTCCTGCCTTATATCGACCTGGCATTGTTGACCGTTGATGACGAGCAAGCGCTGTTTCACTTTTCCGATTGCGCGGCGGTGTTTGCCGCCTACGAGCAGATCGGCACGCCGGAAGTGGTGCTCAAGCGCGGCGCAGAGGCCTGTTTGATTCGGTGTGATGGCGAGTCGTTCGAGGTGCCTGCGCAGAAGGTCGAGCGAGTGGTCGACACCACGGCGGCGGGGGATTCGTTCAGTGCGGCGTATCTGGCCAGTCGGCTCAAGGGCGGCAGCCCGGTGGAAGCGGCCGAGGCCGGGCATCGCTTGGCGAGCCGGGTGATTCAGGTGCCGGGGGCATTGATCCCCCGATAA
- a CDS encoding amino acid deaminase has product MSTAQNTAAVEKGFAQTGASLVRDVSLPALVLHREALEHNIRWMQAFVSNSGAELAPHGKTSMTPALFRRQLDAGAWGITLASATQTRAAYAHGVRRVLMANQLVGTPNMALIADLLADPTFEFHCMVDHPDNVADLGAYFASRGVRLNVMIEYGVVGGRCGCRTEDEVIALAKAIGAQPALALTGIEGYEGVIHGDHAVSGIRAFAGSLVRLAVQLQDSGAFAIPKPIITASGSAWYDLIAEEFEAQNASGRFLSVLRPGSYVAHDHGIYKEAQCCVLDRRSDLHEGLRPALEVWAHVQSLPEPGFAVIALGKRDVAYDAGLPVPLLRYKAGVVPASGDDVSACKVTAVMDQHAFMTVAPGIELRVGDIISFGTSHPCLTFDKWRTGCLVDEQLNVIETMETCF; this is encoded by the coding sequence ATGTCTACTGCCCAAAATACTGCCGCTGTGGAAAAGGGCTTTGCCCAGACCGGCGCCAGCCTAGTACGCGATGTCAGCCTGCCTGCATTGGTGCTGCACCGCGAGGCGCTGGAGCACAACATTCGCTGGATGCAGGCGTTTGTCAGCAACAGCGGCGCCGAACTGGCGCCTCACGGCAAGACCAGCATGACGCCGGCATTGTTCCGCCGCCAACTGGACGCCGGCGCCTGGGGCATCACCCTGGCCAGCGCCACGCAAACCCGTGCCGCGTATGCCCACGGCGTGCGCCGGGTGCTGATGGCCAACCAACTGGTCGGTACGCCGAACATGGCGCTGATCGCCGACCTGCTGGCCGACCCGACATTCGAATTCCACTGCATGGTCGATCACCCGGACAACGTCGCTGACCTCGGCGCGTATTTCGCGTCCCGCGGTGTGCGCTTGAACGTGATGATCGAGTACGGCGTGGTCGGCGGACGTTGCGGTTGCCGCACCGAAGACGAAGTGATCGCGCTGGCCAAGGCCATCGGCGCTCAGCCAGCGTTGGCACTGACCGGTATCGAAGGCTATGAAGGTGTGATCCACGGTGATCATGCGGTCTCGGGCATCCGTGCCTTCGCCGGGTCGTTGGTGCGCCTGGCGGTGCAGTTGCAGGACAGCGGCGCTTTTGCGATTCCCAAGCCGATCATCACGGCATCCGGGTCGGCCTGGTATGACTTGATTGCCGAAGAGTTCGAAGCGCAGAACGCCAGCGGACGCTTCCTCAGCGTGTTGCGCCCCGGCAGCTATGTCGCGCACGACCATGGCATCTACAAAGAAGCTCAATGCTGCGTGCTCGATCGTCGCAGTGATCTGCACGAGGGGCTGCGCCCGGCGCTGGAAGTCTGGGCCCATGTGCAGTCATTGCCTGAGCCGGGCTTTGCGGTGATTGCCCTGGGTAAACGTGACGTCGCCTACGACGCTGGGTTGCCGGTGCCGCTGCTGCGTTACAAGGCCGGTGTCGTGCCGGCGAGCGGCGACGATGTCAGCGCGTGCAAGGTAACGGCGGTGATGGACCAGCACGCGTTCATGACCGTGGCGCCGGGGATTGAGTTGCGCGTGGGGGACATCATTTCGTTTGGCACTTCCCACCCGTGCCTGACGTTCGACAAATGGCGCACCGGGTGTCTGGTGGATGAGCAATTGAATGTCATCGAAACCATGGAAACCTGTTTCTAA
- a CDS encoding PAS domain-containing hybrid sensor histidine kinase/response regulator produces the protein MNASPTGSDAQALIARTDWTSTPLGAASTWPQSLRTAVDIVIHSPMPMLLLWGPQLTQIYNDGFALLAGSKHPHAFGQPTHQIWPELKDFTDPIYSAVLQGQVRTYSEQRFTLQRDGQDSDFWLDLTYSPIRDESAEVAGILVTAIETNERRRIALELEQRSAASLKAQQETEQRLQLALAATDAVGTWDWDIGEDRFIADAHFAQLHGVDPALAGQLPITEYLQGVHPEDRGMIARSIKHCITHGTEYAEEYRLLQPDGQQRWVFARGRCYKDHHGRPIRFLGAALDLTERKHTEQALRQSQTELQLIINAMPILISYVDSEERFRLNNAAYLDWYGLTPQELYGKTIREVLGEEAYALRADYVAQALSGKPCCFSISTPHRDGSQRHALMNYLPRHGPDGAVNGFYIFVIDETERKQTEEALRNLNETLEERVGARTRQLAEANQKLQNEMVERERAEEALRHAQKMEAVGQLTGGIAHDFNNMLTGIIGSLDLMQRYIADGRAAEIGRFTEAAVSSANRAAALTHRLLAFSRRQSLDRKPLNANELVHSLEDLLSRTKGDHIELKLQLADEVWPISTDVSQLENALLNLVINARDAMPDGGELLIETANMYLDGTDITTLEPVKAGDYVMIAVSDNGTGMTPSVLAKAFDPFFTTKPIGQGTGLGLSMIYGFAQQSGGHVSLFSVPGQGTSVRLYLPRLHVLEPQNVLMPSTGEAPPAIAGETVVLVEDDPAVRMLVLNLLNELGYHAHEAEDAKAALPLLESDLRVDLLVTDVGLPGMNGRQLAEIARQHRPALKVLFMTGYAQKAAERQGFLEEGMDMVAKPFSIDLLANKIRTMIGQPK, from the coding sequence ATGAACGCATCACCGACGGGCAGCGATGCCCAGGCCTTGATTGCCAGAACGGACTGGACAAGCACCCCGCTGGGCGCTGCCAGTACCTGGCCACAGAGCCTGCGCACTGCCGTGGACATCGTGATTCATTCGCCGATGCCGATGTTGTTGCTGTGGGGCCCGCAGCTTACGCAGATCTATAACGACGGCTTCGCACTGCTCGCTGGCAGCAAGCATCCGCACGCTTTCGGACAACCGACGCACCAGATCTGGCCAGAACTCAAAGACTTTACCGACCCTATTTACAGCGCCGTCCTACAAGGCCAGGTGCGAACCTACAGCGAACAACGCTTTACCCTGCAACGCGACGGGCAGGATTCGGACTTCTGGCTCGACCTGACCTACAGTCCGATCCGCGATGAAAGCGCCGAGGTTGCCGGGATTCTGGTCACGGCCATCGAAACCAACGAACGCCGACGCATCGCCCTGGAGCTCGAACAACGCTCGGCCGCCAGCCTCAAGGCCCAGCAAGAAACCGAACAGCGCCTGCAACTGGCGCTGGCCGCGACCGATGCCGTGGGCACTTGGGATTGGGACATTGGCGAGGACCGCTTCATCGCCGACGCGCATTTCGCCCAGTTGCACGGCGTCGATCCAGCGCTGGCCGGTCAATTGCCGATCACTGAATACCTTCAGGGTGTGCACCCGGAGGACCGGGGGATGATTGCCCGCAGCATCAAACATTGCATCACCCATGGCACCGAGTACGCCGAGGAATATCGCTTGTTGCAGCCCGATGGGCAGCAGCGTTGGGTGTTTGCCCGAGGTCGTTGCTACAAGGACCACCATGGCCGGCCGATCCGTTTCCTCGGCGCCGCGCTGGATCTGACCGAGCGTAAACACACCGAACAGGCCTTGCGTCAGAGCCAGACCGAGCTTCAACTGATCATAAACGCCATGCCGATCCTGATCAGCTACGTGGACAGCGAAGAACGCTTTCGCCTGAACAACGCCGCCTACCTCGACTGGTACGGGCTGACGCCCCAGGAGCTGTATGGCAAAACCATCCGTGAAGTGCTGGGCGAAGAAGCCTACGCCTTGCGCGCCGACTACGTCGCCCAGGCACTGTCCGGCAAGCCTTGCTGTTTCAGCATCAGTACGCCGCACCGCGACGGAAGTCAGCGCCATGCGTTGATGAACTACCTGCCGCGCCATGGTCCGGACGGCGCCGTGAACGGCTTCTACATTTTTGTGATCGATGAAACCGAGCGCAAACAAACCGAAGAAGCCCTGCGCAACCTCAACGAAACCCTTGAGGAACGGGTCGGCGCGCGTACCCGGCAACTGGCCGAGGCCAACCAGAAACTGCAAAACGAAATGGTCGAACGCGAGCGCGCGGAAGAAGCGTTGCGCCACGCACAGAAAATGGAGGCGGTCGGCCAACTCACAGGCGGCATCGCCCACGACTTCAATAACATGCTCACCGGGATCATCGGTAGCCTCGACCTGATGCAGCGCTACATCGCAGACGGGCGCGCCGCCGAAATTGGGCGCTTCACCGAAGCCGCGGTGTCTTCGGCCAATCGCGCGGCCGCATTGACCCATCGTCTGCTGGCGTTTTCCCGGCGCCAGTCGCTGGATCGCAAACCGCTGAACGCCAACGAACTGGTGCATTCGCTGGAAGATCTGCTCAGTCGCACCAAAGGCGATCACATTGAGCTCAAACTGCAATTGGCCGACGAGGTGTGGCCGATCAGCACCGACGTCAGCCAACTGGAAAACGCCTTGCTCAACCTGGTGATCAACGCCCGGGACGCCATGCCCGACGGCGGTGAATTGCTGATTGAAACCGCCAACATGTACCTCGACGGCACTGACATCACTACCCTGGAACCGGTCAAGGCCGGGGATTACGTGATGATTGCCGTCAGCGATAACGGCACCGGCATGACGCCTTCGGTGCTGGCCAAGGCCTTCGACCCGTTCTTCACCACCAAACCCATCGGCCAGGGCACGGGCCTGGGGTTGTCGATGATCTACGGTTTCGCCCAGCAATCAGGCGGTCATGTCAGCCTGTTCAGCGTGCCGGGCCAAGGCACCAGCGTGCGGTTGTACTTGCCACGGCTACACGTCCTGGAACCGCAAAACGTTCTGATGCCATCGACTGGCGAGGCGCCGCCGGCGATTGCCGGTGAAACCGTGGTGTTGGTGGAAGATGACCCGGCGGTGCGCATGCTGGTGCTCAATCTACTCAACGAGCTGGGTTATCACGCCCACGAAGCCGAAGATGCGAAGGCCGCCCTGCCCTTGCTTGAATCCGACCTGCGGGTCGATCTGCTGGTGACCGACGTCGGCCTGCCGGGAATGAACGGTCGACAACTGGCGGAAATCGCTCGCCAGCATCGCCCGGCACTCAAAGTGTTGTTCATGACCGGTTATGCGCAGAAGGCGGCGGAACGCCAGGGCTTCCTGGAAGAAGGCATGGACATGGTCGCCAAGCCCTTTTCCATCGATCTGTTGGCCAACAAGATTCGCACGATGATCGGCCAACCGAAGTGA